Proteins co-encoded in one Nicotiana sylvestris chromosome 7, ASM39365v2, whole genome shotgun sequence genomic window:
- the LOC138873321 gene encoding uncharacterized protein produces MVSTVGWFELGEAHLLGTDLVQDALDKVKIIQDSLCIAQSRQKSYADSKVRDVVFMVGERFLLRVSPMKGVMRFGKKGKLSPRYIGHFEMLERVGEVAYRLALPPGLSTIHPVFHVSMLQKYHGDPSYVLDFSTVQLDKNLAYEEEPIAILDQHVRKDEVEDLSFSSSAVERSAY; encoded by the coding sequence atggtatcgacggttggatggtttgagttggGGGAGGCTCacttattgggtacagatttagtacaggacgccttggataaggttaagatcattcaggacaGTCTTtgcatagctcagtccaggcagaagagttatgccgacagtaaggttcgtgatgttgtattcatggtcggagagagattTTTGCTCCgggtatcacccatgaagggtgtaatgaggtttggaaagaaaggcaagttgagccctaggtatatcgggcATTTTGAGATGCTTGaacgagtgggagaggtggcctacagacttgcgttgccacctgGTTTATCAACAAtccatccggtattccatgtgtccatgctccagaagtatcatggcgatccatcctatgtgttagatttcagcactgtccagttggacaagaatttggcctacgaggaggagccaatagctattctagaccaacATGTTCGTAAAGATGAGGTCGAAGatttatccttcagttcgagtgcagtAGAAAGGTCAGCCTATTAA